From a region of the Lactuca sativa cultivar Salinas chromosome 4, Lsat_Salinas_v11, whole genome shotgun sequence genome:
- the LOC111898891 gene encoding adenine phosphoribosyltransferase 5, whose amino-acid sequence MFAEENGLHGDPRIKAISDAIRVVPHFPKPGIMFQDITTLLLDQKAFKYTVDIFVDRYRDKKISVVAGVEARGFIFGPPIALAIGAKFVPLRKPKKLPGEVICESYVLEYGTDCLEMHVGAVQPGESVLIVDDLVATGGTLSAAIRLLERVGAEVVECACVIGLPQVKGNWRLNGVPLYVLVEPRLTDLECSL is encoded by the exons ATGTTTGCAGAAGAAAATGGCTTACATGGAGACCCAAGGATAAAGGCCATTTCAGATGCCATAAGAGTCGTTCCTCACTTCCCTAAACCAG GGATAATGTTTCAAGATATAACAACGCTGTTGTTAGATCAAAAGGCGTTCAAATACACCGTTGATATCTTTGTCGATCGTTACAGAGATAAGAAAATTTCAGTAGTTGCTG GAGTGGAAGCTAGAGGATTTATATTTGGCCCTCCAATTGCATTGGCTATTGGTGCTAAATTCGTTCCATTACGCAAACCAAAAAAATTGCCAG GTGAAGTTATATGTGAGTCATATGTGCTCGAGTACGGTACGGATTGTCTAGAGATGCATGTTGGGGCGGTGCAACCCGGGGAAAGCGTGTTGATTGTAGACGATCTAGTGGCCACAGGTGGGACCCTCTCGGCAGCCATAAGGCTTTTAG aacgTGTTGGAGCCGAGGTTGTTGAATGTGCATGTGTAATTGGATTGCCACAAGTCAAG GGTAATTGGAGGCTAAATGGAGTACCACTGTATGTTCTCGTGGAGCCTCGCCTAACCGACTTG GAATGTAGCTTGTGA